One stretch of Bacteroidota bacterium DNA includes these proteins:
- a CDS encoding MBL fold metallo-hydrolase — MKIGNYELTSIETGRFALDGGAMFGVVPWVFWSKSNPPDERMRITLAARCLLIRGEGRTILVDTGNGSKWNDKLKDIYRLDNSHFALETSLAKHGVKPEEVTDVILTHLHFDHCGGSTKFVNGTLVPTFPNATYYVQKAHWELSQNPSDRDRASFMNDDFMILHEKGMLKFTEGEQEIFPGISVVVCNGHTMAQQLPKITDGTSTLLFCCDLVPTTSHIPFPYVMGYDLRPLGTLEEKKRILPQAEKEGWILFFEHDPETAAVTLQKTEKGLAIKEKIVI; from the coding sequence ATGAAAATCGGAAACTACGAACTTACTTCAATAGAAACGGGGAGATTTGCACTTGACGGCGGTGCAATGTTCGGTGTTGTGCCGTGGGTTTTCTGGTCAAAATCGAATCCTCCGGACGAACGAATGAGAATTACTCTTGCCGCACGTTGCCTGCTCATCCGAGGCGAAGGCCGCACGATTCTTGTTGATACCGGTAATGGATCAAAATGGAATGATAAACTGAAAGATATTTACCGGCTTGACAATTCTCATTTTGCTCTTGAAACTTCATTGGCGAAGCATGGAGTGAAACCAGAAGAAGTGACAGATGTCATCTTGACCCATTTGCATTTTGATCATTGCGGCGGAAGTACGAAGTTCGTCAACGGGACGCTTGTTCCGACATTTCCGAATGCGACGTATTATGTTCAAAAAGCACATTGGGAATTATCGCAAAATCCTTCTGACCGCGACCGAGCAAGTTTTATGAACGATGATTTTATGATCTTGCATGAAAAAGGAATGCTAAAGTTTACCGAAGGGGAACAAGAAATATTTCCTGGAATATCCGTTGTTGTTTGCAATGGACATACGATGGCGCAACAGCTTCCAAAAATCACCGATGGAACATCTACACTCCTATTTTGTTGTGATTTGGTCCCAACCACATCACACATACCATTTCCCTATGTCATGGGATATGACCTCCGACCACTTGGAACATTAGAAGAAAAGAAGAGAATTCTTCCTCAAGCGGAAAAAGAAGGATGGATCTTATTTTTTGAACATGATCCTGAAACCGCGGCAGTAACATTGCAAAAAACAGAAAAAGGGTTGGCAATAAAAGAGAAAATAGTAATATGA
- a CDS encoding antibiotic biosynthesis monooxygenase, with the protein MSYIYIWKFEVKQGKETEFEQIYGSDGDWVRLFLRGKGYVRTMLVRDIAEKNIYLTVDEWETADSFRKFQKEYRESYSELDQKCSSLTIHESQIGEYERI; encoded by the coding sequence ATGAGTTATATCTATATCTGGAAATTTGAAGTGAAGCAAGGAAAAGAAACAGAGTTTGAGCAAATCTATGGTTCGGATGGGGACTGGGTTCGCTTATTTTTACGTGGCAAAGGATATGTGCGAACGATGTTGGTGCGGGATATTGCCGAGAAAAATATTTATTTAACGGTTGATGAATGGGAGACTGCCGATAGTTTTCGAAAATTTCAAAAAGAATATCGTGAAAGCTATAGTGAACTAGATCAGAAATGCTCATCATTGACGATACATGAATCACAAATTGGTGAATATGAACGTATTTGA
- a CDS encoding carboxymuconolactone decarboxylase family protein: MKTFTIPTYEQVSENNKTIFDGLKKSIGFVPNLFAAFAHSETALADCFTFQNRKSTLNSKEREVVNLVVSQINDCQYCQSAHTVVGKMNGFSDDQILEIRKGSALFNGKLNALAEFTYDVTINRGKTSPQITEKFFAAGYTEANMIDVIILIGEKTISNLLYGVMQFPIDFPIAPQLDETLA, from the coding sequence ATGAAAACATTCACTATTCCAACATATGAACAGGTATCAGAAAACAATAAAACAATTTTTGATGGCCTAAAAAAGAGTATTGGCTTTGTACCGAATCTTTTCGCTGCGTTTGCGCATTCCGAAACTGCACTTGCCGATTGCTTTACCTTTCAAAACAGAAAGAGCACGTTGAATTCAAAAGAACGCGAAGTTGTAAATCTTGTTGTTAGCCAAATTAATGATTGTCAGTATTGCCAAAGTGCACATACTGTTGTAGGGAAGATGAACGGCTTTAGCGACGATCAAATTCTAGAGATTCGAAAAGGTTCTGCGTTGTTTAATGGGAAATTAAACGCATTGGCAGAATTTACTTATGACGTCACGATCAATCGTGGAAAAACTTCACCGCAAATCACAGAAAAATTCTTTGCTGCCGGATATACCGAAGCTAATATGATTGATGTTATTATTCTTATTGGAGAAAAAACAATCAGCAATCTATTGTATGGCGTAATGCAGTTTCCCATAGATTTTCCGATTGCACCACAATTGGATGAAACGTTGGCATAG
- a CDS encoding helix-turn-helix domain-containing protein, with protein sequence MKLQYHNKFTQGKLFLFREENGLNSAQFSDGREEKLFTFIWNKGNTQKVIIDEITHEFPSNTILPLMYNQNFHIENPEDIAVWQFNREFYCIIDHDKELGCVGFLYYNSSKTMFIALNDGETQKFDMLTNMFIDEMGQSDNIQGEMLRMLLGNLIIKLTRLAKTQFLNRNIDEHKLTIVREFNFLVEHHFRKQHTVQFYADQLAKSSKTLSNLFKLYNDKSPLQVIHHRIALEAKRLINYTDKSIKEIAYDLGFEDAAHFSRFFKKQTGLNPTSTKLSFEVSDKGRIASH encoded by the coding sequence ATGAAATTACAATACCATAATAAATTCACGCAAGGGAAGTTGTTTTTATTTCGGGAAGAAAATGGCTTAAACAGCGCTCAGTTTTCTGACGGCAGAGAAGAGAAACTTTTTACATTTATATGGAATAAAGGAAATACGCAAAAAGTGATCATTGATGAGATTACGCATGAATTCCCAAGCAATACTATTTTGCCGTTGATGTATAATCAAAACTTTCACATTGAAAACCCTGAAGATATAGCCGTTTGGCAGTTCAATAGGGAATTTTATTGCATCATTGATCACGACAAAGAATTGGGATGTGTGGGATTCCTCTATTATAATTCTTCAAAAACAATGTTTATTGCATTAAATGACGGTGAAACCCAGAAATTTGATATGCTTACGAATATGTTCATTGATGAAATGGGGCAGTCTGATAATATTCAGGGTGAAATGTTGAGAATGCTGTTGGGTAATCTGATCATCAAGCTGACAAGACTTGCAAAGACACAATTCCTCAATCGAAATATTGATGAACACAAACTAACCATTGTTCGTGAATTTAATTTTCTTGTTGAACATCATTTTCGAAAGCAGCATACTGTTCAGTTCTATGCTGATCAACTTGCTAAATCTTCAAAGACTCTTTCAAATCTCTTCAAGCTGTATAATGATAAAAGCCCGCTGCAAGTGATTCATCACCGAATAGCCTTGGAAGCAAAACGTCTGATAAATTATACGGACAAATCAATAAAAGAAATTGCATATGATTTAGGATTTGAAGATGCAGCGCATTTTAGTCGTTTTTTCAAAAAACAAACTGGCCTGAACCCTACATCAACTAAATTATCGTTTGAAGTGAGCGATAAGGGAAGAATTGCCAGTCATTAG
- a CDS encoding Hsp20/alpha crystallin family protein, protein MSQNILEKKTVHSIIPAVNIVETPTSYVVTLDIPGAAKDRIKANIENNTLFISADVLELSTPEQSDIAKQYRREFSLAQNIDLNTIDAQYDLGVLTITLNKKQQYLPKQITVN, encoded by the coding sequence ATGTCACAAAATATTTTAGAAAAGAAAACGGTTCATTCAATTATTCCGGCAGTTAATATTGTTGAAACACCAACTTCTTATGTCGTGACGTTGGATATTCCAGGTGCGGCAAAAGACCGTATCAAAGCAAATATTGAAAACAATACATTGTTCATCTCAGCCGATGTGTTGGAATTATCCACACCAGAACAATCCGACATTGCGAAACAATATCGCCGGGAGTTTTCACTGGCGCAAAATATTGATTTAAATACAATCGATGCACAATATGATCTTGGTGTATTAACGATTACGTTAAACAAAAAGCAGCAATATTTACCAAAACAAATAACAGTTAACTAA
- a CDS encoding Hsp20/alpha crystallin family protein: MSLMKRIPSQSVTRWNSEFPAFRGLHSLQNDMNRIFEEFFRGDIVAGDSFFSKDWSPAVDIVENKDQYILKAELPGMKKDDVKITVENNVLTIRGEKKNEVEQKEENYHRVERSYGSFERSFAIPGTIKTNDIDAQYKEGVLTLTLPKAEEAKPKMIDVKVQ, from the coding sequence ATGTCACTAATGAAACGAATACCAAGCCAAAGCGTAACACGTTGGAATAGTGAATTTCCTGCATTTCGTGGATTGCATTCACTGCAGAATGATATGAATAGAATCTTCGAAGAATTCTTTCGTGGTGATATCGTGGCGGGAGATTCATTCTTCAGCAAGGATTGGAGTCCCGCAGTCGATATTGTAGAGAACAAGGATCAATATATCCTCAAAGCGGAGCTTCCGGGGATGAAGAAGGATGATGTAAAGATTACTGTGGAGAATAACGTTTTGACGATACGAGGTGAAAAAAAGAATGAAGTAGAACAGAAAGAGGAAAATTATCATCGCGTAGAGCGAAGTTATGGATCTTTTGAACGTTCCTTTGCCATTCCAGGTACAATCAAAACAAATGATATTGATGCTCAATACAAGGAAGGCGTTTTGACATTGACACTTCCGAAAGCAGAAGAAGCAAAACCGAAAATGATTGATGTAAAGGTGCAATAA
- a CDS encoding TlpA disulfide reductase family protein yields the protein MKFLKNNILVLCVFVCVWVLNIFASTKVHIEIIGFDGKHPSMATIKVGKLIQGGVLANYIAGDPIKTIDVESDGKKEFEIENPGYYKIVVSAPDHEFATIPLIIQESGENIELKIQLEPVYQLFPDNDFYLIGDWNHFDMRRADKMSLDSTGNPRFEGSSSLDSVSYQLVIRRGGQTSAPTINGTTSTHFIRDGFGGYKSTVPVIHGKFTITYNLQKYNMYRNVSLPKISFDTAHAFLEAISNLTTQFIHERVTLWNALDKKRKNEPEISMNVDRSILAQKLIEKMSDTTENLLVRQFAAVSICNPFSWSELSHLAKYGKSILQIVPPSSPMWSASYRDGFISVTRDDSNNVLENVLQQFADTNPEKQIRIEANLRLIEKAKVDKKNALHMVRYQQFLEKYPQQELETRDKMMLGMFVPDSIANKKISRNKKMPDFEFQSMDSRGNISSKKLTGKYYLLDFWAIWCSGCIQEMPNMGELYKKYKGKNFDIVSVSFDKASDIDKFRSKKFRMPWYNVALTQEEQEKIMATFEVIGFPKPILVDPKGYIIATDLDARGEDLKKTLARIFRK from the coding sequence ATGAAGTTTTTGAAAAATAATATTCTTGTGTTATGTGTTTTTGTTTGTGTGTGGGTGTTAAACATTTTTGCTTCTACCAAGGTTCACATTGAAATTATTGGATTTGACGGCAAGCACCCTTCCATGGCCACTATCAAAGTTGGAAAATTAATACAAGGGGGAGTGCTTGCAAATTATATTGCCGGCGATCCAATAAAGACTATTGATGTAGAATCTGACGGCAAAAAAGAATTTGAAATTGAGAATCCAGGATATTATAAAATAGTTGTTTCAGCTCCTGATCATGAATTTGCAACTATACCACTAATAATACAGGAATCTGGTGAAAATATTGAGTTGAAAATACAGTTAGAGCCCGTCTACCAACTCTTTCCAGATAATGACTTTTACCTTATTGGGGATTGGAATCATTTTGATATGCGAAGGGCAGACAAAATGAGTTTAGATTCTACTGGAAATCCAAGATTTGAAGGAAGTAGTTCTTTGGATTCAGTTTCCTATCAATTAGTTATTCGAAGAGGAGGGCAGACCTCAGCTCCAACAATTAATGGAACAACATCCACTCATTTTATTAGAGATGGTTTCGGGGGATATAAATCTACTGTTCCTGTCATTCATGGAAAGTTTACCATTACATATAATTTACAAAAGTATAACATGTATCGGAATGTATCGCTTCCTAAAATATCATTCGATACCGCTCATGCATTTCTGGAAGCAATTTCGAATTTAACCACGCAATTTATTCATGAACGGGTTACATTGTGGAATGCATTAGATAAAAAACGTAAAAATGAACCTGAAATAAGTATGAATGTTGATAGAAGTATTTTGGCTCAAAAATTAATTGAAAAAATGAGTGATACAACTGAAAATCTTTTGGTCAGGCAATTTGCTGCAGTGAGTATTTGCAATCCATTTAGTTGGAGTGAATTATCACATTTGGCAAAGTATGGAAAAAGTATTTTGCAAATTGTCCCCCCTTCATCGCCAATGTGGTCTGCAAGCTATCGTGATGGATTTATTTCTGTTACGAGAGATGATTCAAATAATGTATTGGAAAATGTTTTACAGCAGTTTGCCGATACCAATCCTGAAAAGCAAATTCGTATTGAAGCAAATTTGCGTTTGATAGAAAAAGCGAAGGTTGATAAAAAAAATGCACTGCACATGGTTCGGTATCAGCAATTTCTTGAAAAATATCCACAGCAAGAGTTAGAAACCCGTGACAAAATGATGTTGGGAATGTTTGTGCCAGATTCAATTGCCAATAAAAAAATATCACGCAATAAAAAAATGCCGGATTTTGAATTTCAATCGATGGATTCACGAGGGAACATTTCCAGTAAGAAATTAACTGGAAAATATTACCTATTAGATTTTTGGGCAATATGGTGTTCTGGTTGTATACAAGAGATGCCAAATATGGGTGAGCTTTATAAAAAGTACAAGGGCAAGAATTTTGACATTGTAAGTGTTTCGTTTGATAAAGCATCTGATATCGATAAATTTAGGTCGAAAAAATTTCGTATGCCTTGGTATAATGTTGCACTCACGCAAGAAGAACAAGAAAAAATTATGGCAACATTTGAAGTCATTGGATTTCCTAAGCCAATCCTTGTTGATCCAAAAGGATATATTATTGCGACGGATTTAGATGCACGTGGTGAAGATCTTAAAAAAACATTAGCCAGAATATTTAGGAAATAA
- a CDS encoding YfhL family 4Fe-4S dicluster ferredoxin, whose amino-acid sequence MATFITEECINCGACEPECPNTAIYAGGAQYDFKGGKHDAVSNDFYYIVPEKCTECVGHFDQEQCAAVCPVDCCVPDPNRAETEDALFVRAKEIHPERAFAELTASNSRFRK is encoded by the coding sequence ATGGCAACATTTATTACCGAAGAATGTATCAATTGCGGAGCATGTGAACCTGAATGTCCGAACACTGCAATCTATGCTGGGGGCGCTCAGTATGATTTTAAAGGGGGAAAGCATGATGCTGTCTCGAACGATTTCTATTATATCGTTCCTGAAAAATGTACAGAATGCGTAGGACATTTTGATCAAGAACAATGCGCAGCGGTTTGTCCCGTTGACTGCTGTGTTCCGGATCCGAATCGCGCTGAAACAGAAGATGCATTATTTGTACGCGCAAAAGAGATCCATCCTGAAAGAGCATTTGCAGAATTAACTGCTTCCAACTCACGCTTTAGAAAATAA
- a CDS encoding 2,3-bisphosphoglycerate-dependent phosphoglycerate mutase — translation MPNVILIRHGESQWNLENRFTGWVDVPLSPKGEQEAKAAGEKLKAYKFDKAFTSKLQRANNTLKFILQANGQTDLPTEYDNALNERHYGALQGLNKAETALKYGEDQVKIWRRSYDVPPPKEKTELNPDGTSESLKDTAARTLPYWEKKIFPEIKNGKNIIVAAHGNSLRSIVMHLDNLTKEQVLELNIPTGAPLLYVFNSNGMIVEKKYL, via the coding sequence ATGCCAAATGTCATCTTAATTCGCCATGGCGAATCACAATGGAATCTTGAAAATCGTTTCACTGGTTGGGTCGATGTACCGCTTTCTCCAAAAGGGGAGCAGGAAGCAAAAGCTGCTGGAGAAAAACTTAAAGCATATAAATTTGATAAAGCGTTCACATCAAAGCTTCAACGTGCGAATAATACTCTAAAATTTATTCTGCAGGCAAACGGACAAACGGACCTACCGACGGAATATGATAATGCGTTGAATGAACGCCATTACGGTGCCCTTCAGGGTTTGAACAAGGCCGAAACTGCCCTGAAGTATGGGGAAGATCAAGTAAAGATCTGGCGTCGCAGTTACGACGTACCTCCACCGAAAGAAAAAACCGAATTGAATCCGGATGGAACCAGCGAAAGTCTCAAAGATACGGCTGCCCGCACTCTTCCTTATTGGGAGAAAAAGATCTTCCCGGAAATCAAAAATGGGAAAAATATCATCGTAGCAGCCCATGGAAACAGCCTGCGTTCCATTGTGATGCATCTTGATAATCTCACAAAAGAACAGGTTTTAGAGTTAAATATACCGACTGGTGCACCATTACTGTATGTTTTCAACTCAAATGGCATGATTGTTGAAAAGAAATACCTGTAA
- a CDS encoding nicotinamide mononucleotide transporter gives MNSDFAIHLLEISIVMVFFANKVLILIGKRFAWLFGIIAASLAIIYFSSRGNLPLASLQVGILAAAVYGFLKPTKKYIFELPIRLIIIAVVIAIAVFVLNGSLELPKSIVSVGILLGNYFLARSNFHIGWLLLGLSNAVTAYFGYLKGHVFFADFQMATAVVAFVGLISRKMRD, from the coding sequence ATGAATTCCGATTTTGCTATCCACCTGCTTGAAATTTCTATCGTAATGGTATTTTTTGCCAATAAAGTCTTAATTTTAATCGGCAAGCGATTCGCATGGTTGTTTGGAATTATTGCTGCCAGTCTAGCAATTATTTATTTTTCCTCCAGGGGCAATTTGCCCTTGGCCAGTTTGCAGGTAGGAATTTTGGCAGCGGCAGTGTATGGTTTTCTGAAGCCTACAAAAAAATATATTTTTGAATTACCGATTCGCCTAATAATTATTGCTGTAGTGATTGCCATAGCCGTTTTTGTTCTTAACGGATCATTGGAATTGCCGAAGTCAATAGTTAGCGTAGGGATTCTTTTGGGAAATTATTTTTTGGCACGGTCTAATTTCCATATAGGCTGGCTTCTTTTGGGACTAAGCAATGCAGTCACCGCTTATTTTGGGTATTTAAAGGGACATGTTTTCTTTGCGGATTTCCAGATGGCTACCGCAGTCGTGGCTTTTGTTGGTTTGATCTCACGAAAGATGAGGGATTAA
- the trxB gene encoding thioredoxin-disulfide reductase, with the protein MSDNHRKIIIIGSGPAGLTAAIYASRANLNPLIFEGIQPGGQLTITTEVENYPGFEHGIQGPELMDIMRKQAQRFGAESQFNIVSKVDFSQRPFKVWADDVLYTTDTVIVSTGASAKWLGLASEKQFSGYGVSACATCDGFFFRNQEVYVVGGGDTAMEEASFLTKFASKLTLVHRREEFRASKVMQDRVLNNPKVSVEWNSVVEEVLGTVENEKKKMTGLKLKNIKTGTVKEVKADGLFLAIGHKPNTEIFHGILDMHENGYLKVQAGSTKTNIEGVFAAGDVADHYYRQAVTAAGSGCMAAIDAERWLAEQE; encoded by the coding sequence ATGTCAGATAACCACAGAAAAATTATTATTATCGGTTCCGGTCCAGCAGGTCTTACAGCCGCAATTTACGCCAGTCGTGCCAATCTCAATCCTTTAATTTTTGAAGGAATTCAACCAGGCGGTCAGTTAACAATCACTACGGAAGTTGAAAATTATCCTGGTTTTGAGCATGGAATTCAAGGACCGGAATTAATGGATATCATGCGCAAGCAGGCGCAGCGGTTTGGTGCCGAATCACAGTTTAATATTGTTTCAAAAGTCGATTTTTCACAGCGGCCTTTTAAAGTGTGGGCGGATGATGTTCTCTATACCACTGATACTGTTATCGTCTCCACCGGAGCGTCGGCAAAATGGCTGGGACTTGCTTCTGAAAAACAATTTTCAGGATATGGAGTCTCTGCGTGTGCTACATGCGACGGATTCTTTTTCCGTAATCAAGAAGTATATGTTGTCGGAGGCGGTGATACTGCTATGGAAGAAGCAAGTTTTTTAACAAAGTTTGCTTCAAAATTAACGTTGGTTCATCGCAGAGAAGAATTCCGCGCATCGAAAGTAATGCAGGATCGTGTTTTAAACAATCCCAAAGTTTCTGTTGAATGGAATTCCGTTGTTGAAGAGGTGTTGGGAACTGTGGAAAACGAGAAAAAGAAAATGACCGGATTGAAATTGAAAAACATAAAAACCGGTACCGTTAAAGAAGTAAAAGCAGACGGGCTTTTTTTAGCGATTGGTCATAAACCCAATACGGAAATATTCCACGGTATTCTAGATATGCATGAGAATGGTTATTTAAAAGTTCAAGCAGGTTCAACAAAGACGAATATTGAAGGCGTATTTGCAGCAGGAGATGTTGCTGATCATTATTATCGTCAAGCGGTCACGGCTGCGGGAAGCGGATGTATGGCAGCCATTGATGCAGAACGATGGCTTGCTGAACAAGAATAA
- a CDS encoding Hsp20/alpha crystallin family protein, whose amino-acid sequence MLVRFQPVSNIFDEINTIINSSLVPFPAINDMKRYSRFGGVSMKENGEQVHVSVELPGIAKQDVKVNVNDGILTISAERKQPELKEQEQWLRNEIAYGKYERSIELPYSVDVEKVSAAHENGILSIILPKHENAKPKQISIR is encoded by the coding sequence ATGTTAGTCCGTTTCCAACCCGTTTCAAATATCTTTGATGAAATTAATACCATCATTAATTCGTCATTAGTTCCTTTTCCGGCGATCAACGATATGAAACGTTACAGTCGATTTGGAGGAGTATCAATGAAAGAAAACGGTGAGCAGGTTCATGTTTCAGTGGAACTTCCCGGTATTGCAAAACAAGATGTCAAAGTGAATGTAAATGATGGCATTCTAACAATTTCTGCGGAACGAAAACAACCGGAATTGAAGGAACAGGAGCAGTGGCTACGAAATGAGATTGCATATGGAAAATATGAACGCTCCATTGAGCTCCCGTATTCTGTGGACGTGGAAAAGGTTTCTGCCGCACACGAGAATGGCATACTTAGCATTATACTTCCAAAACATGAAAATGCAAAACCAAAACAAATTTCCATTCGATAA
- the queG gene encoding tRNA epoxyqueuosine(34) reductase QueG, whose amino-acid sequence MTLTEQIKSKAIELGFHKIGIAKADEITLEGERLKEWLNRGYHASMQWMEKNIEKRIDPREIVPNAKSVISVAVNYYTSTPHEPDNHDGKISRYAWGDDYHIHVTKRIQMLFECIKQLAPNSEGRYYVDTGPAMDKVWAARAGLGWQGKHTNLITKEYGSWVFLGEIITTLKLDYDEAMEDFCGTCTACIDACPTDAIHEPYVVDSNKCISYLTIEHRGEIAESLGKRFDQWIYGCDICQDVCPWNRFQQPTNHNEFLPRAWNIDPNLDTLLQLSPEDFSQRFKNSPIKRTKREGLIRNANIVKNKIS is encoded by the coding sequence ATGACTCTTACCGAACAAATAAAATCTAAAGCAATTGAGCTAGGCTTTCACAAAATCGGAATTGCTAAGGCTGACGAAATTACGCTAGAGGGCGAACGATTGAAGGAATGGCTCAATCGTGGTTATCATGCCTCAATGCAATGGATGGAAAAGAATATTGAAAAACGGATCGATCCTCGAGAAATTGTCCCAAATGCGAAATCGGTTATAAGTGTAGCAGTGAATTATTATACTTCAACGCCGCATGAGCCGGATAATCATGATGGGAAAATATCTCGTTATGCCTGGGGAGATGATTATCATATCCATGTTACCAAAAGAATCCAAATGCTCTTTGAATGCATCAAACAATTAGCACCGAACTCTGAAGGACGATATTACGTCGATACTGGTCCTGCAATGGATAAAGTGTGGGCGGCTCGCGCCGGACTTGGTTGGCAGGGGAAACATACGAACCTTATTACCAAGGAATATGGATCGTGGGTTTTTCTTGGGGAAATTATCACAACACTGAAGCTCGACTATGATGAGGCGATGGAAGATTTTTGCGGAACATGCACAGCATGCATCGATGCATGTCCGACCGATGCTATTCATGAACCGTATGTCGTAGATAGTAACAAATGCATTTCTTATCTTACGATAGAACACCGCGGGGAGATCGCTGAATCATTGGGGAAGAGGTTCGATCAGTGGATCTATGGCTGCGATATCTGTCAGGATGTTTGTCCTTGGAATAGATTCCAACAACCAACAAACCATAACGAGTTCTTACCAAGAGCCTGGAATATTGATCCAAATCTGGACACATTATTACAGCTTTCTCCGGAAGATTTTTCACAACGATTTAAGAATTCCCCTATCAAACGAACAAAACGCGAGGGGCTTATTCGTAATGCAAACATTGTTAAGAACAAAATATCATAG